In Hominilimicola fabiformis, the following proteins share a genomic window:
- a CDS encoding GGDEF domain-containing protein yields MNKFNLLKYLSKWKYLIFAVCVLGALIVYKYAMYNQEYTASTVISYTGQNAADGKTPSGDDIDVTEIYSAAVITNVLEDLNLNIGADAIRSKCKVTEIIPPDEEVKKQALLEAGEEYTYFPTDYVVSFSVGSEYSQDFARTVLDSIIKNYFATYGEKYINQQTLPNNNVRGTDGQYDYIERVEILDAWALNISDYLAAKKETQPNYRSAETGYSFSDLYEIYKSYIDYDIPQIYSLILEQEVTGDKETLIKKYQSDISTYELDLQNMEEKINDLNDLITKYSDKNKEGVEYHYGTQSDEGNDASDYILKNVYDEWNQEDGHVQSETTYDTLINEYVDIETEKEKLEVDLEHKKKLLAVFTDGAQSDDMSNKDEIEQSLEELSQKLGDMYSSVSTTVDEYNQYIGAYNVSTLSSISTSEKINVRMYIVLAIIIFFFGGCIGAIILGRSKDFLDYIMYTDRKTGLPNRAMCDIEIEKYAADKLKDSFVFLLIKLDNLKYVNDKGGREAGDALLKVFGKVLKRAASSYGFVGYNGSDQFIGMFEECTVQRAEDFKQYLEELVHYHNVQTPNVTMQVSVAVSETNSEQIYDIRKLMGATFRKASAQQPRREAENKSEDKKEENKDNK; encoded by the coding sequence ATGAATAAATTTAATTTGCTTAAATATCTTAGTAAATGGAAATATCTTATTTTTGCTGTCTGCGTACTCGGTGCATTGATTGTTTACAAGTATGCTATGTATAATCAGGAATATACAGCAAGTACGGTTATCAGTTATACCGGACAGAATGCCGCAGACGGAAAAACTCCGAGCGGTGACGATATAGACGTTACGGAAATTTATTCGGCGGCGGTAATAACCAACGTTTTGGAGGACCTTAACTTGAATATCGGTGCGGACGCGATCCGATCAAAATGTAAGGTTACGGAAATTATCCCTCCGGACGAAGAAGTTAAAAAACAGGCTCTTTTGGAAGCCGGTGAAGAATATACTTATTTCCCTACAGACTATGTTGTGTCGTTCTCTGTCGGCAGTGAGTACAGCCAAGATTTTGCAAGAACCGTGCTTGATTCGATAATCAAGAATTACTTCGCAACATACGGTGAAAAATATATCAACCAACAAACATTGCCTAATAATAACGTGCGCGGAACGGATGGTCAGTATGATTATATTGAACGTGTGGAAATCCTTGACGCGTGGGCGCTTAATATTTCCGACTATCTTGCGGCTAAAAAGGAAACTCAGCCGAATTACAGAAGTGCGGAAACGGGATATTCATTCAGTGACTTGTATGAAATTTATAAGTCATATATAGATTACGATATTCCGCAGATTTATTCGCTTATATTGGAACAAGAGGTTACAGGTGATAAGGAAACTCTTATTAAGAAGTATCAGAGTGATATAAGTACATATGAACTTGATTTGCAGAATATGGAGGAGAAAATCAACGACTTAAATGACCTTATTACAAAGTACAGTGATAAGAATAAAGAGGGCGTTGAATATCACTACGGCACACAAAGTGACGAGGGCAATGACGCAAGTGACTACATCTTGAAGAATGTGTATGATGAATGGAATCAAGAGGACGGTCACGTTCAGAGTGAAACAACATACGATACTCTTATTAATGAGTACGTGGACATTGAAACAGAAAAGGAAAAACTTGAAGTTGACCTTGAGCATAAGAAAAAGCTGCTTGCCGTATTTACTGACGGCGCTCAATCGGATGATATGAGCAATAAGGACGAAATCGAACAGAGCCTTGAAGAACTTTCACAAAAGCTTGGTGATATGTATTCAAGTGTTTCGACAACTGTTGATGAATACAACCAATATATCGGTGCGTATAACGTTTCAACACTTTCAAGTATTTCGACAAGTGAGAAGATTAATGTAAGAATGTATATCGTTCTTGCGATTATCATATTCTTCTTCGGCGGTTGTATCGGTGCTATTATACTCGGTCGTTCAAAAGACTTCCTTGATTATATTATGTACACTGACCGTAAGACCGGACTTCCGAACAGAGCAATGTGTGATATTGAGATTGAAAAGTATGCAGCTGATAAGCTTAAAGACTCATTTGTATTCTTGCTTATTAAGCTTGATAACTTAAAGTATGTCAATGACAAGGGAGGACGTGAGGCAGGCGATGCACTTTTGAAAGTATTCGGTAAGGTGCTAAAGAGAGCCGCGTCAAGTTACGGATTTGTCGGATATAACGGAAGTGACCAGTTTATCGGTATGTTTGAAGAGTGTACCGTTCAGCGTGCAGAAGACTTTAAGCAGTACCTTGAAGAACTTGTGCATTATCATAATGTACAGACGCCTAATGTTACAATGCAAGTAAGCGTAGCTGTTTCGGAAACAAATTCAGAGCAGATTTATGATATAAGAAAACTTATGGGTGCTACATTCCGTAAAGCTTCTGCTCAACAGCCAAGACGTGAGGCTGAAAATAAGTCGGAAGATAAAAAAGAAGAAAATAAAGATAACAAATAA
- a CDS encoding metallophosphoesterase, translating to MAESEQTQVIQPKKKMGFGKKLIIILAVIVAFLGVCSLMIVHQNNQLEKKFYQVKSNKVVDNIRIVALADLHLKGFGKDNEKLVAEVKNLSPDIVAIVGDMNLESQPDNYSSVISLCKQLNEIAPVYYCLGNHEIDAMLFKNSNIYKDIKAEGIKIFNNETETVNIGGTAIDIIGLTQNPTEFDEYGKDFFEKAMSADDNFKLLLTHYPEYFLGKLNDYDIDLAITGHAHGGQVRLPFIGGLYAADQGLFPKLCDGYHEDGNSKFIVSRGLGKSGIVPRINNKPEIVIADISWY from the coding sequence ATGGCAGAGAGTGAACAAACTCAAGTAATTCAGCCGAAAAAGAAAATGGGATTCGGCAAAAAGCTGATTATAATTTTAGCTGTTATAGTTGCATTTTTGGGCGTATGCTCGCTGATGATTGTTCATCAGAATAATCAACTTGAAAAGAAATTTTATCAGGTAAAATCAAATAAAGTTGTAGATAATATCCGAATTGTGGCACTTGCCGATTTGCATTTAAAGGGATTTGGCAAGGACAACGAAAAACTTGTGGCTGAGGTTAAAAACCTCAGTCCGGATATTGTCGCAATAGTCGGTGATATGAATTTGGAAAGTCAGCCGGACAATTACAGCAGTGTAATATCGCTGTGTAAACAGCTTAATGAAATTGCACCTGTGTATTATTGTCTTGGTAATCACGAAATTGACGCAATGCTTTTCAAAAATTCCAATATATATAAGGATATTAAGGCGGAAGGTATTAAGATATTCAATAATGAAACCGAAACTGTCAATATCGGCGGAACTGCTATTGATATAATCGGTTTGACGCAAAATCCGACGGAGTTTGATGAATACGGAAAAGATTTCTTTGAAAAAGCAATGAGTGCGGACGATAATTTCAAACTTTTGTTGACGCATTATCCGGAATATTTCTTGGGTAAATTAAATGACTATGATATTGACCTTGCAATTACAGGTCACGCACACGGCGGTCAAGTCAGACTTCCGTTTATAGGGGGACTTTACGCGGCGGATCAAGGCTTGTTTCCTAAGCTTTGTGACGGATACCACGAAGACGGTAACAGTAAGTTCATCGTTTCACGCGGTTTAGGTAAATCGGGAATTGTTCCGAGAATTAATAATAAGCCTGAAATCGTAATTGCAGATATAAGCTGGTATTAA
- a CDS encoding sugar transferase translates to MKTKELNKGEIIITSQDLHKPIYEFFKRILDVICSVVALIVLSPAFLVTALAVRSDGGPAFYKQTRVGKNNTHFEMYKFRSMCKNAENLQDDLMKYNEMDGPVFKIKGDPRITKVGKFIRKYSIDELPQLLNIVKGDMSIVGPRPPLVREVEQYNSYQMQRLLVTPGLTCFWQAYGRSDLSFDDWMDMDMKYIKRRNIFLDIKLIVKTVFAVIFKRGAY, encoded by the coding sequence ATGAAAACAAAAGAGCTTAATAAAGGTGAAATCATTATAACATCACAAGATTTGCATAAACCGATATATGAATTTTTTAAAAGAATTCTTGATGTAATTTGTTCGGTTGTGGCTCTGATTGTTCTTTCCCCTGCTTTTCTGGTAACGGCATTGGCGGTAAGAAGTGACGGCGGACCTGCGTTTTATAAGCAGACAAGAGTGGGGAAGAATAATACTCATTTTGAGATGTATAAATTCCGCAGTATGTGTAAAAATGCAGAGAATCTGCAAGATGATTTGATGAAATATAATGAAATGGACGGTCCTGTATTTAAGATTAAGGGCGACCCGAGAATAACAAAGGTCGGTAAATTTATCAGAAAATACAGTATCGACGAACTTCCACAGCTTTTAAATATTGTTAAAGGCGATATGAGCATAGTAGGACCGCGTCCTCCGCTTGTAAGGGAGGTTGAACAGTATAATTCATATCAAATGCAGAGATTGCTTGTTACGCCCGGTTTGACGTGCTTTTGGCAGGCGTACGGCCGCAGTGATCTGTCTTTTGACGATTGGATGGATATGGATATGAAGTACATAAAACGTAGGAATATTTTTCTTGATATTAAACTTATCGTTAAAACTGTTTTTGCGGTTATTTTTAAACGCGGTGCATATTAA
- a CDS encoding polyribonucleotide nucleotidyltransferase produces the protein MFRTFETTLAGRPLVIETGKMAQLANGHCLVRYGDTVVMVNVTASRSPREGVDFFPLSVDYEEKLYSVGKIPGGYIKREGKPSEKAILTSRVIDRPIRPLFPSDLRNDVSVVATVLSVEQDNPPEVAAMIGTSIAISISDVPWNGPIGGVWLGLVDGEYVINPTVEQREKSEMLVTVAGTKQKVVMIEAGANEVEESVMLEGIKFAHKHIIELCDFISGIQAEIGKEKFTYESHDVDHDLYDAIKNMAFEKLQYALDTDDKNVRDERIGEITDEIIPALEEQFPDINEQIGEILYKMQKEIVRAWLVQGRRVDGRGLDEIRPLAAEVDLLPRTHGSGMFTRGQTQVLSVATLAPLSEIQKLDGIDLEETKRYIHHYNFPSYSVGETRPSRGPGRREIGHGALAERSLVPVLPSEDEFPYAIRVVSEVLSSNGSTSQGSVCGSTLALMAAGVPIKAPVAGISCGLITTEDGFTTMVDIQGLEDFYGEMDFKVAGTKKGITSIQVDIKNDGLPYEVIEEALAKTRKARCYIIDEILLKAIPAPREELSAYAPKAETMKIDVDKIREVIGQGGKVIQKIVAETGAKIDIEEDGTIHIFAVDQESGKAAKDAIEAIVKEPEVGEIYNGLVKTIQPFGAFVEILPGKDGLCHISKLANHRVEKVEDVVKEGDWLKVKVMEVDKKTGKISLSHKDAIEEGEE, from the coding sequence ATGTTTAGAACATTTGAAACAACTCTTGCAGGCAGACCGCTTGTAATTGAAACAGGCAAAATGGCACAACTTGCAAACGGACATTGTCTTGTACGTTACGGCGACACAGTTGTAATGGTAAACGTAACAGCATCTCGTTCACCGAGAGAGGGCGTTGACTTCTTCCCTCTAAGCGTTGATTATGAAGAAAAGCTTTATTCCGTAGGTAAAATTCCGGGCGGATACATCAAGCGTGAGGGTAAGCCGTCTGAAAAGGCTATTCTTACAAGCCGTGTTATCGACAGACCTATCAGACCACTTTTCCCGTCAGATTTGAGAAATGACGTGTCTGTTGTCGCAACAGTACTTTCAGTTGAACAGGACAACCCACCGGAAGTTGCCGCTATGATCGGTACTTCAATCGCTATTTCTATTTCAGACGTTCCTTGGAACGGTCCTATCGGCGGTGTTTGGCTTGGTCTTGTTGACGGCGAATACGTTATCAATCCAACTGTTGAACAAAGAGAAAAGAGCGAAATGCTTGTAACTGTTGCAGGTACAAAGCAAAAGGTTGTTATGATTGAGGCCGGTGCTAACGAAGTTGAAGAAAGCGTTATGCTTGAAGGTATCAAATTCGCTCACAAGCACATTATCGAACTTTGCGATTTTATAAGCGGTATTCAAGCTGAAATCGGCAAAGAGAAGTTCACATACGAATCACACGATGTTGACCACGACCTATATGACGCAATCAAGAATATGGCTTTTGAGAAGTTACAGTATGCTCTTGATACAGACGACAAAAATGTTCGTGATGAAAGAATCGGTGAAATTACAGATGAAATTATCCCTGCTCTTGAAGAACAGTTCCCTGACATAAACGAGCAAATCGGCGAAATTCTTTACAAAATGCAAAAGGAAATCGTTCGTGCATGGCTTGTTCAGGGCAGACGTGTTGACGGCAGAGGCCTTGATGAAATCAGACCGCTTGCGGCAGAAGTTGACCTGCTTCCGAGAACACACGGCAGCGGTATGTTTACAAGAGGACAAACTCAAGTGCTTTCAGTTGCTACACTTGCTCCTCTTTCAGAAATTCAAAAGCTTGACGGTATCGACCTTGAAGAAACAAAGAGATATATCCATCACTATAACTTCCCGTCATACTCAGTAGGTGAAACAAGACCTTCAAGAGGCCCGGGCAGACGTGAAATCGGTCACGGTGCACTTGCAGAACGTTCACTTGTTCCTGTACTTCCGTCAGAGGACGAGTTCCCATATGCTATCAGAGTTGTATCAGAAGTTCTTTCTTCAAACGGTTCAACTTCTCAAGGCAGTGTCTGCGGTTCTACACTTGCTCTTATGGCAGCAGGCGTTCCTATTAAAGCCCCTGTTGCAGGTATCTCTTGCGGTCTTATAACAACAGAAGACGGCTTTACAACAATGGTTGATATTCAGGGTCTTGAGGACTTCTACGGCGAAATGGACTTTAAGGTAGCCGGTACTAAAAAGGGTATCACATCAATTCAGGTTGATATAAAGAATGACGGTCTGCCATACGAAGTAATTGAAGAGGCTCTTGCTAAGACAAGAAAAGCAAGATGTTATATCATTGACGAAATACTTCTAAAGGCTATCCCTGCTCCGAGAGAAGAACTTTCGGCATATGCTCCGAAAGCTGAAACAATGAAAATTGACGTTGATAAAATTCGTGAAGTAATCGGTCAAGGCGGTAAGGTTATTCAAAAGATTGTTGCAGAAACAGGTGCTAAAATTGATATAGAAGAAGACGGTACAATCCATATCTTCGCAGTTGACCAAGAAAGCGGTAAGGCTGCAAAAGACGCTATTGAGGCTATTGTTAAAGAACCTGAAGTAGGCGAAATCTATAACGGTCTTGTTAAGACAATTCAACCGTTCGGTGCATTCGTTGAAATTCTTCCGGGTAAAGACGGTCTATGCCATATTTCAAAACTTGCTAATCACAGAGTTGAAAAGGTTGAGGACGTTGTTAAGGAAGGCGATTGGCTAAAGGTTAAGGTTATGGAAGTTGATAAAAAGACAGGTAAAATATCACTTTCACATAAAGACGCTATCGAAGAAGGCGAAGAATAA
- the rpsO gene encoding 30S ribosomal protein S15, which yields MTKERKEEIIKTFATHEGDTGSPEVQIALLTERINHLNNDHLNIHKKDHHSRRGLLMMVGKRRGLMNYLKSQDIERYRALVAKLGLRK from the coding sequence ATGACAAAGGAACGTAAGGAAGAAATCATAAAGACTTTCGCAACTCATGAAGGTGATACAGGTTCTCCTGAAGTACAAATTGCACTTCTTACAGAAAGAATCAACCACCTTAACAATGACCACCTTAACATTCACAAGAAGGACCACCACTCAAGAAGAGGTCTTCTTATGATGGTTGGTAAAAGACGTGGTCTTATGAATTACCTAAAGAGTCAGGATATCGAAAGATACCGTGCTTTAGTTGCTAAGCTTGGTCTTAGAAAGTAA
- the rpmE gene encoding 50S ribosomal protein L31 — MKEGIHPDYKQTTITCACGEVIETGSTKENIQVEICSKCHPFFTGKQKLVDTGGRVEKFNRRFNRTSKQD; from the coding sequence GTGAAAGAAGGAATTCATCCTGATTACAAGCAGACTACCATTACTTGTGCTTGTGGCGAAGTAATCGAAACAGGTTCAACAAAGGAAAATATCCAAGTTGAAATTTGTTCAAAGTGCCACCCATTCTTCACAGGTAAGCAAAAGCTTGTTGATACAGGCGGTAGAGTTGAAAAGTTCAACAGACGTTTCAACAGAACATCAAAGCAAGACTAA
- a CDS encoding bifunctional folylpolyglutamate synthase/dihydrofolate synthase, producing the protein MNYEQSIDYIHSIPKFRRPLGNANLEKLLTHLDNPQKKLKFIHIAGTNGKGSTAAMTAEILKKSGFKTGLFTSPYLEVFNERIRINGENITDNDLAEYVTRVKAIMEKNNALVSEFAFITAVSFLYFYEKQCDIVVLEVGMGGKLDATNVIDSSLVSVICKIGLDHTQYLGNTVEEIAKEKCGIMRDGGTAVSYPNNDVRDIIEEYAKSKNVSLTFADTALPTENGFIYKSKEYPLSLKGTYQPQNAAVVLEITSALNKQGFNISDKDISYGLSHTSWAARFEFVSDRVVIDGGHNIDGIKALKKSLLSLNRDVVLVIAMMEDKDYKACIREISPVAKAVFATQLDMPRCLSSEKISDIIGSMNIPVFADNNPKDALQNALDFSDNSIVCVCGSLYLAGEIKKIFHKK; encoded by the coding sequence ATGAATTACGAACAATCGATAGACTACATACATTCAATCCCCAAATTTCGCCGACCGTTAGGCAATGCAAATCTTGAAAAATTACTGACTCACCTCGACAATCCGCAAAAAAAGCTAAAATTCATACACATTGCCGGAACAAACGGCAAAGGCTCAACTGCGGCAATGACTGCGGAAATACTGAAAAAAAGCGGTTTTAAAACAGGACTTTTTACATCTCCGTATCTTGAAGTATTCAATGAGCGCATACGAATAAACGGTGAAAATATTACAGACAATGACCTTGCCGAATATGTTACAAGAGTAAAAGCTATAATGGAAAAAAACAACGCACTTGTTTCGGAATTTGCTTTTATAACCGCAGTATCGTTCCTGTATTTTTATGAAAAGCAATGTGATATTGTTGTTCTTGAAGTCGGTATGGGCGGAAAGCTTGACGCAACGAACGTTATAGATTCAAGTCTTGTCAGCGTTATATGCAAAATCGGTCTTGACCACACGCAATATCTCGGCAACACTGTCGAAGAAATCGCTAAAGAAAAATGCGGTATTATGCGTGACGGCGGCACAGCCGTTTCATATCCGAACAATGATGTAAGAGATATAATAGAAGAATATGCAAAGAGCAAAAATGTATCGCTTACATTCGCCGACACCGCATTACCGACTGAAAACGGTTTTATTTACAAAAGCAAAGAATACCCTCTTTCATTAAAAGGTACATATCAACCGCAAAATGCGGCGGTTGTGCTTGAAATCACAAGTGCACTTAATAAGCAGGGCTTTAACATTTCCGATAAAGATATATCATACGGTTTGTCGCACACATCTTGGGCGGCACGATTTGAATTTGTATCCGACAGAGTGGTCATTGACGGCGGTCACAACATTGACGGAATTAAAGCGTTGAAAAAATCGCTTTTATCATTAAATCGTGATGTAGTACTTGTCATTGCAATGATGGAGGACAAGGATTACAAAGCCTGTATTCGTGAAATATCGCCTGTCGCAAAAGCCGTTTTTGCGACACAGCTTGATATGCCAAGGTGCCTTTCGTCCGAAAAAATTTCCGATATTATCGGAAGTATGAACATTCCCGTATTTGCTGACAATAACCCTAAAGACGCACTTCAAAATGCTCTCGATTTTTCGGACAATTCAATCGTTTGCGTATGCGGTTCACTTTACCTCGCAGGCGAAATCAAAAAAATTTTTCATAAAAAGTAA
- the hisH gene encoding imidazole glycerol phosphate synthase subunit HisH, translating to MIAIIDYGAGNLHSVKNALDFLNAESIVTGDSETILNADKVILPGVGAFGDAMKCLEKSGLVETVKAVAKSGKPLLGICLGLHLMFEESDETPGVKGLGIFKGKIVKIPEKDGLKIPHMGWNSITVNKNSRILKNIGSEPYVYFVHSYYVNAEDESIISAYTEYGQKLDIAVEKDNVFATQFHPEKSGETGMTILKNFIAL from the coding sequence ATGATAGCGATTATAGATTACGGTGCGGGAAATCTGCACAGTGTTAAAAATGCACTTGATTTCTTGAACGCAGAAAGCATTGTCACAGGTGACAGTGAAACGATTTTAAATGCTGACAAGGTGATACTTCCGGGTGTCGGTGCGTTTGGTGATGCAATGAAATGTCTTGAAAAAAGCGGACTTGTTGAAACGGTTAAAGCTGTTGCAAAGAGCGGTAAACCGCTTTTGGGAATATGTTTGGGACTTCATCTGATGTTTGAAGAAAGTGATGAAACGCCGGGTGTGAAAGGTCTTGGAATATTCAAAGGCAAAATTGTAAAGATACCCGAAAAAGACGGGCTTAAAATTCCGCATATGGGCTGGAACAGCATAACTGTTAATAAGAATAGCAGAATATTAAAGAACATTGGCAGTGAGCCTTATGTATATTTTGTTCACTCATATTATGTTAATGCGGAGGACGAGAGCATTATTTCCGCATACACCGAGTACGGTCAAAAGCTTGATATAGCCGTTGAAAAAGATAATGTGTTTGCTACACAGTTCCACCCTGAAAAGAGCGGTGAAACAGGTATGACTATACTAAAGAATTTTATTGCATTATAA
- the hisF gene encoding imidazole glycerol phosphate synthase subunit HisF — protein MYAKRIIPCLDVKEGRVVKGVNFVNLIDAGDPVECAKVYDKAGADELVFLDITASSDARETVVDMVEAVAKQVFIPFTVGGGIRTVEDFRKILNAGADKVAVNSAAIKRPELISEAAEKFGRQCVVCAIDAKRREDKSGWDVYLNGGRVNTGIDALEWAKKAEELGAGEILLTSMDCDGTKAGYDIELTRRVSENAKIPVIASGGAGKMEHFLDAFTEGKADAVLAASLFHFREIEINDLKKYLRENGESVRL, from the coding sequence ATGTACGCAAAAAGAATTATACCGTGCCTTGACGTTAAAGAGGGAAGAGTGGTTAAAGGTGTCAATTTTGTAAATCTTATTGACGCCGGTGATCCTGTCGAATGTGCAAAGGTTTATGATAAAGCCGGTGCGGACGAGCTTGTTTTTCTTGACATAACCGCGTCGTCGGACGCACGTGAAACGGTTGTCGATATGGTTGAGGCTGTTGCGAAACAGGTGTTTATACCGTTTACGGTAGGCGGCGGAATACGAACAGTTGAAGATTTCAGAAAAATTCTTAATGCCGGTGCGGATAAGGTTGCCGTCAACAGTGCGGCGATAAAACGTCCCGAGCTTATCAGCGAGGCGGCTGAAAAATTCGGCAGACAGTGCGTTGTCTGTGCGATTGACGCAAAAAGACGTGAAGATAAGAGCGGTTGGGATGTGTACCTTAACGGCGGCCGTGTAAATACTGGAATTGATGCGCTTGAATGGGCGAAAAAAGCCGAGGAGCTTGGTGCAGGCGAGATATTGCTTACAAGTATGGATTGTGACGGTACGAAAGCCGGATACGATATTGAACTTACAAGACGTGTTTCGGAAAATGCAAAAATACCTGTTATAGCATCGGGCGGTGCAGGCAAGATGGAACATTTTCTTGACGCATTTACAGAGGGAAAGGCGGACGCGGTTTTGGCGGCGAGTCTGTTCCATTTCAGAGAAATTGAAATTAACGATTTAAAAAAATATCTGCGTGAAAACGGTGAAAGCGTCAGATTATAG
- a CDS encoding YcxB family protein — MESKKLYGASTQMTPAVYKDFYKTYYNEKLKVFKIVAEIVGLIAIFSAFYILANGYGILWGAIALWIGAFLLFYPRMIYRKPYKNAKDNSQTTHFAFFENYMSEKTKSHVNEYKYDDIQKVLETGKYFFIFHNSESVSIVDKAHFSGNVESFSGFIKTKTQYKKIK, encoded by the coding sequence ATGGAGAGTAAAAAACTTTATGGTGCATCAACCCAAATGACGCCTGCTGTTTATAAAGATTTTTATAAAACATATTATAACGAAAAACTAAAGGTGTTTAAAATCGTTGCCGAAATAGTCGGATTGATTGCGATTTTCAGTGCATTTTATATACTTGCAAACGGATACGGAATTTTGTGGGGAGCGATTGCACTTTGGATTGGTGCATTTCTGCTTTTTTATCCGCGTATGATATATCGCAAACCGTACAAAAACGCAAAAGACAACAGTCAGACAACGCACTTTGCTTTTTTTGAAAATTATATGTCGGAAAAAACAAAATCACACGTAAATGAATATAAATATGACGATATACAAAAAGTGCTTGAAACCGGAAAGTATTTTTTCATATTTCACAATTCGGAAAGTGTGAGTATCGTTGATAAGGCTCATTTTAGCGGAAATGTTGAAAGTTTTTCGGGTTTTATAAAAACAAAGACACAATATAAGAAAATCAAGTAA
- a CDS encoding HAD family hydrolase translates to MRGAIFDVDGTLLDSMQVWWDVVVDFFKEHGVELPYEEAKEYKEMTMKESIPTIKNRLNLDLSFEELSNTFMHMGLKQYETTVPLKKGADKYLKKLHNSGIKIAIATSGYEELCKTAFTRLGVWNYIDACAFSSEVGVNKSNPDVYLLAAKRIGIPPEECTVFEDITTGIGGAKKGGFSTCAIFDETNADETDALKQLSDHYITGWEELL, encoded by the coding sequence ATGCGAGGAGCGATTTTTGACGTTGACGGAACATTGCTTGATTCAATGCAGGTTTGGTGGGACGTTGTAGTAGATTTTTTCAAAGAACACGGTGTTGAATTGCCTTACGAGGAGGCAAAGGAATACAAAGAAATGACTATGAAAGAATCTATCCCAACAATAAAAAACAGACTTAATCTTGACTTGTCGTTTGAAGAACTTTCAAATACTTTTATGCACATGGGATTAAAGCAATACGAAACAACCGTACCGCTAAAAAAAGGTGCAGACAAATATTTAAAGAAATTGCACAACAGCGGAATTAAAATCGCAATAGCCACATCAGGTTATGAAGAACTTTGCAAAACGGCTTTTACCAGGCTCGGAGTTTGGAATTACATTGACGCTTGTGCATTCTCTTCCGAGGTCGGAGTGAACAAATCAAATCCCGATGTTTATTTGCTTGCCGCAAAACGTATCGGAATACCTCCGGAAGAATGTACAGTATTTGAAGATATAACAACAGGTATCGGCGGTGCTAAAAAGGGTGGTTTCTCAACCTGTGCAATATTTGACGAAACAAACGCCGATGAAACAGATGCGCTTAAACAACTGTCTGACCATTATATTACGGGGTGGGAAGAACTGTTGTAG